Part of the Vigna unguiculata cultivar IT97K-499-35 chromosome 3, ASM411807v1, whole genome shotgun sequence genome, AAACATAGCAAATAATTTGAGAGCCTGTAGCTAAAATTTCATACTAGTTAAATATTTGCCGGTTTTGGTAAGCAATTTTTGGCGCCAATTAAATGGACTAATTAATTTGTGTTCAATAATTATTTCCATAAAATGTagtagaaaacaaaagaaataaaattctcCCGTAAACTAAAATCATTTACTAGTCAATTTGGAGAAGTTTcccattttaatttttcacataAACTGTGGAGAAGAATTcgtttcattttttctcttatatctTGTAAAAATTGTTTCGAAGTTTATCGAAAGAGCCTAACTATCCGTATTCACACAGCTCATATGCTATCAGATCTAGTCTGCATTTTCTGGCAGAATATTTTCCATATTCTGTTGACGATTCTCGTTTGTTTAACATTTGTCAGAGAGAGCAGCGTAATCAGGGAAACTATACATATCTTCAGTTTTCACTCTCATGCTATACatacaataatcaaataattgCAGTGAATTCGGTGACCGCATCAATTATGGTAAACCATACAAGTATTAAAAACGATAAATCGAAACTAACTAGATGAAATTGAGAAGGAATGTACCATCGGTGTTATGTTTGGTTTTGAACAAAAGGAGGATTGAGAAGAGTGAGCGAAAGACAGAAACTGAAGAattgagagaagaagaacaGATAGCAGAATACAACAGTTGTTGAGAAGTGGAAGGTGAGAGTGCCACCGCTCCCACATGCCGCGTTCTTTTCTCCTCTCTTCCTCCTTCACTTTATCTGCAAATAGAATTTGCCATGGTAGCTTCCATCTTAAGTCTTCTTCGGTTGACTTGTGTTCGTGTAACCATTTTCTCATaacttatttttcatatatttcttaaaatatttataattaatttaagagttaactatatttttagtctctctatttgatcaaaatttgaatttgtctATGTCCGAAACTTCGATATATTTTGGtccataaactttaaaaatgaatgaatgtagtcattttaactcaattacatTTTTTTGAGGTGTCAAATGCATTTCCCAACAAATATTAAATCGGATATGTGTCatacaatataaataacttcAATACTAGCATGAAATGCGTTCgacacgtaaaaaaaaaattaacgtaattgaattaaaaatactatatttattcattttaaaaatatagagaccaaaatgtatcaaagtttcgaaCAAGGACGAACTTCAATTTTAGATATCAAGAAACTAAAAAACTAGTTAacccttaatttaattattcaacCAAACCTCTACTTATTTGAACTAATACAATATTCTTATTCCTTCGTTGATTcggacaaataaaataaaaaaggcgTACATGTtcaataaaagaagaagaaaaagattaattataaaagaaacatGAATTTACCTAGATAAAAATTCTGACCATCAAAATGttttttcatcaatttaatctaattataaaacaattgaTCAGTCCACCAATAATCTTGAAGAAGAGGTTTAGAGTTTAGATCATTTAAAAAAAGAgggattttttcttttgttgaaatgaataatcaattattttaaacctatttatagttttttattcttaatttaacctaattttttttcttaaaagaatttgGATcgtacaatttttattatttattttactacacttgcatatgtttttatgtttaatactgaatttgatttttttttgaaataaactttaatttgtaattataaaatttaaaataatattgagcTTAGATTCTAACTTaatgtgattttaatatataaatacttgTTTTTTATTACGTCACTATAAACATATCAATAGAAAAAAGTAGATTATTCTGTATATCAgttttaatgataatttatcaaactttaaagttataatgattttttttataaagtaatgtTCGATCCTTAAAAGAcatattagttttttatttatataaatatgcattattgacatgtttttattgattaaagaaaaatattttatgtaaaagcttatatactttttgttttttggttcaaaaaaaaacttttatatcaatttttgtCCCCTCCTAGACTTAAAGGGTAATTCCCCCTCTTTACATAAAAAAAGTGTACAAAAAAACCTATTTTCTACAATTATATCCATTCTTCTCTAAATTCACGATTTTCTATCAAACAAGTAATACgcaaacaaaataaagaagacATGAAAAAGAGAtacaaaaatattgatttggattctatttttgaattttttttctgttttttcatTGTGTTTTCATAATACGGGACAAGAAAAGGAAATTATCATCTATAGATAACtcttcattaaataaatacaataactaCTTATATTTCTAATGAAAAATTGAAGATTGAAACAAACTCATCGTTTTCATCTTCTTACATGCCACACATGTTTTctaattgttttgtttatgtCTATAgaaattgttgataaatatgtTAGAGAAAAATCAAAGAGGAAGGTGGACAACATTTTTTGCAAATAACATCATAAACTCTAGGATTATCATTCTCAATTAATGTAAAGGTTTGTTTCAATGACTTAtggtatgtttttattttaatatatttattcattcccaactccttaaaaaaaaactcaagtTTTCTAATTTACCAGTTAAACTATCGGTGTTCATAAATAGCATGACATCTTTcaagttaatttttcaaatttaggtgaacattttcatatgttttctaatttattgttttttatttttaattttatacacaaaaataaatcataataaaaagttTCAAATTGACTTATATCGTTACATAAGgaagtattataatttttctttctaatatCTCATAAATTAATCGTCTTCGTCTTTTCTCTTATTCAAATTAATGCAAGGAAAGAATTTAACAATAGATTTTGTTAGATAATTAATATGACCTAATAATTatcaatacaattttattttaaataaaagaaaaaatattcataaatatatgtatttaatattttattttatgttcatcaataaaattaaaaaataaataaataaaaaataattatattttaatattgctaaaaattaagtataataaaatataaaaaagtttaaattaataaaaaattaacaaaagatAGTatttaaacatctaaaaattttctttataaaatatattatatatatttatattattctaaTTAATATACTTGATTATTAAAACtttcaataaaatatgaaacaagcattaattatttattaagcaGTGTCCTAAGTAGACCTATAAACATTCTCCTTCAACTATTTCacttaaatagttttaaaatgtgGTATATTTATCGTTGTTGATCTTTAATACATGTGCAACAATATTAAATTACACACATTATGAGATGAAAAAGGTAAAAGACTtcattaaatattcttttaacatTAATGTTGTTTTACCACTTACATTAACGGCTATGACCTTACAGTTTAATAACATTTTCTATTGATTATACTAAAAAAtcgaaaaaatatttatcaagctatttaatgtaattttttaggATAAAATATGTACTCTCATGTCCTTAAGAcactttgatatatatatatatatatatatatatatatatatatatatatatatatatatatatatatatataaactatatcAAAATTATCAGTCTTCAATCAAGTATTGAACTTTTTtgtctataatttattttttaaattaattgctCTGTGTGCTTAggtaaaagtaatatattagTTGAGAAAGAGACATTAAATTTGTTCCAAAatcatgtattattattattgttattattattattattattattattattattattattattattaatctcTAATAGGATTATAGGTATGAAAACTTTAAACATTAAAGTGTACTTAGTGTGAGATGGATAGATTATGTTAAGAAAAGGAATCAAGAATTTCTTAAGACTATATAATGTTACTTTCAggatcaaatatatttttatcaataaatatttaaaaatatagacaagaaaataattttaaatgatgaGAAGAAAATGTGTGAAGtgcaaaatgaaataaaagaaaatgttttatgtTCCTGATTGAGAAATAGTGAGTCTCACTTGAGAttgtgtattttaaaatataagatttaagAATGAATACAGTGGAAAAACAGTTTCTCCTTATAACTCCCGTTTTTATGTTTCTTCAAGTCTCCATGAAAGTGATAGATAGAGGTTAAGTATAGTGGTGAAGCCGTTTATCAAGTAGATGAAGGAGCAATGCCCAAAACCCTGGAAGGGTAGGTACTACCAGAAACTGGGTCAGGGATCTTATCATTTGGCCCGAGATCATTGATTGGTGGCCGCTGTTTATGGTGATTGGTGACAGCTTGGTAAGCCATTGCCACCGCCAGAGCCTGAAAAAAAGAAGTGGGTAAAAAACTACGTATagaattagaaattgagtacaAAGCCATAAACTTTTAGTAGTATAAAAAATGTAGATGATACTGAACACATTGCAGTCAGAAACATACAATGTGGTCTCGGTTAGGGGGAGCATAAATGCCAGTGGTGATTGTAGTTCTTCTTCTAGTTCCACCTGGTGGTGGATGAGAGATATTTTTAAGTCCTGTTGGCACTACTATGACTGGTAAACCAACAAGATTTCCAATACAAACTCTCTCCCAATCAGTTGCATTGCCAATGAATGCATCAACAGTGAAGGACTCTCTTATTTCCTTTATTAGCCTTCCCCGTGCTCTTTGTGCCTGCATGCAATCAATTTTAAATCCAAATAATGCCAACTTATCATGTCtgaaaaaataagaatgatATCAAATGATTGGTTTAAAGGAAATTCTTCATATAAAAAgatgtttgattttaatttaactatctAAGGGAACCAAATAAATGGTTAACCTGCACATAGTCCACTGCTGGAATTATGCGGCTTCGGCGTAGTTCAGTGGGCCACTGGTCTTGGGCTTCGTACACATTATCCTCACCTGAGCGTTGCCACTCATCAAAGTGGGATAGCATGTCAACGTCCattgtgaaatttaagataCCTTGAACAGAATCAACTGTGTAATTCAGTTTGAAAGGGACCATCTTGACACCTTTTGATGCAAGAACATGAACAACCTGAGTTTTCACAGCAGATGAAGTTTGtctaatgaatcatgtcttaTCCTAACAGCATTCAAAAAGTGAAAATGTCTTCATGGAAATTGGCATTATGTAACGTCAAAGCTTGAACCACTTGTCCCAGAAATTACTTGAATGACTAACCTCCATTTCGGCATCTTCGAGATATCCAACGGTCAATTTAGAAATGTCAACCAGGAATGGATCATCAAGGGAGCTATCTTTTGACGAGGGATCATCAAGATCTCTTCCCCGAACAATATCGAGAATAATGGCACAATCAGTAGCAGATCTACAGAAAGGGCCAAGCTTATCCTAGAAGAATGGTTACATGTAAGGTTAACATTCATATCATATCCTATCAGAAAACGTCGAATAGTTTGGGTTTTACCAAGCTTTCTGAAATGCTCATCACACCACTTCGACCAATAGTTCCAAAAGTTGGGCGCAATGCTGTCACCCCACATCGAGCTGCTGGATAAGTTATGGATCCAGCTGTTTCTGTACCAAACGCGAATGGAACCATACCTGCAATGCAATAAACAAAATCACATAGCTGAATAACATAGATAAATCTAAAATTGAGCGTATTCTCTTCTTCGGTTTacaataattgataaaataaaccaaataatggaaaagacctataaacacattaaaaaatgaaacaaatgaAGACGAAAAAAGTGCAGGCATTCGTGAAAAAAGTACCGGCTGAGGTGCTTGCTGCAGGTCCAGCAGATGATCCAGTAGAAAATTCCTCAATATTCCATGGATTCCTAGTTCTGCCACCAAACCAAATGTCATCATATGCCAATGATCCAGAAACGAGCTTTGCAACTAGAACAGCCCCGGCAGACTTCAATCTATACGGAACAATACCATCAACTATACACGTAATTGCAGccacaaatttaatttatggttGTTTACGTTTGTCAAAGATATATTACCTTTTATAGACCCAAGCTTCCGtgttaataatttgatttttgaatgattttgaTCCCCAGGTCGTTTTGTATTTGGGTACTGATATTATGTCCTTCAATCCGTAAGGAATCCCATGAAGAGGCCCTTCAACGAAGAtcaatattcaatttaaaattctGACCCAACTTATAGAGGTCGTCCTGAAACAGTACGAAACAACGTTCCATCCTAAAATACAGCTCTGTGCTCTGTTTAAATGAATGAGATCTATTCCGAGGTACGGGGTAGACATACCTAAATTCGAGTTAATCACGTAATCGTTCATAAAACCGCGGTTTatgctttaaaaataattatgctCATATACCTTGTTCAGGATGTGTAGGGATCTTATATTTATGATGATGGGATGGTTAGGGTTCCAGAATAATGCATTAATCCACATTGGTCCTTCTAAAAGTGGAAGCATTaaaaacaaactttttttaatgatCAGATGTTTGGAGAAAGATATAACTACCCAGATAGACTCCCTGGCTGAGCAACTTGTCTGCTTCTTTGGCTTGCTCCTGTGCTAACTCTTCGGTATAAGTGACTACAGCTTCAAGAGTAGGATTGTACCTGGTGTTAATTCCAGAATCCACACAACATAGTTAATCAGGAAAATATGTTTCAAATACTTCAATTCAAGTCACCAGAAAAGAATACAACACAACACAATGCATGTTATAACAACTGCTACCAAATTAGCATTCCAAAATTAGTACTACTTTTTCAATCTCCGCAAGAATATTTGTGTAAGCTGCTGAGAAGTAATTTGCTTTGTTTTGATGAGTTCACCTAACTCAAGAACCTGGTTTGATAAAAGGGAGAAAAAGTCATTCATGAAATAGAAATACGTGCTAAAATGTTTATGCAAAGTATATAATCAAAGTCAAATTAGTGGTCCGTCCGCTATGATGGATCACTTACGCTCATAAAGGCAATATCATCTTCAGAATCAGGTCTCTGTACACCAGAGATGGAAGGATAGTTGAACCTTTTGTTTTCATAATGAACTGGCTCATAGTTCCAATCAGCATTGAAAACTAAAGGAGAAGGATAATGCAAACCCCCATTCTCATAAGCTACAAGTTTTCTATTGGCTTTTATGATTGGAATATTGAATTCCTCTGCACCTTCAGCAATCTCCCCAATCTAAGGGAAACAGAACTAGTCACCTCACCAAGCATCGCAAAATCAACAAACTAACAAGTCAAGGAAAATACCTGTTTATCGTCAAAGAAGTTGGCGTCAAGTAATCCAAAGAAATGTCCTAAGCTGGAAATATTACATTTCATCTCTGATAATTGACATTGATTTTTACTTCCCTGGTTGgttgcaaaacaaaataaagggacataaatgaaaataacaaactataaaGAAATACTCGCAAGTCACAACTTTGGGTAACAAACCAACTTTTTACATTTAATCACATTAAACTTTTGTAAGAGTATGTTTGGATTGATGGTTGTTGAATCAATCACAGGAAAAATGCCAAAAACACATTCCGTACAACACTCTTTTCTCAGTCATGAGATGAAGTCCACTCGGGAGCCATTCCATATTTAGTGGGTTCTGAGATAACTTCTCCCAAAAGTTGTAAAATCTCTGCTAAAACGCAGTTAAATTTGAGAGCGTGAAGCTAAAATTTCATACTAGTTAAATATTTGCCAGTTTTGGTAAGCAGTTTTTGGCGCCAATTAAATGGAACAACTAATTTGTGTTTAGATAATCATTTCCATAAAATCtaatagaaaacaaaagaaataaaattctcCCGTAAACTAAAATCACTTACAAGTCAATTTGGAGCAGTTTTCTCATTTAATTTTTCACATAAACTTTGGAGAAGAATtcgtttcatttttttctcttatatctTGTAAAAATTGTTTCGAAATTAATCGAAGGAGCCTAACTATCCGTATTCAAACAGCTCATAAGCTATCAGATACTAACCTGCATTTTCTGGCAGAATATTTTCCATATTCTGTTAACCGTTCTCACCTGTTTTACATTTGTCAGAGAGAGCATCGTATTTTTTTTCGTATAActcacaaaaagagaaaaaaaaaaaaaaactcagagAAACTATATATATCTTCACTCTCCTGTTGTACATACAATCATCGAATAAATGCAATAGATTCGTTGACCGCATCAACGCTGGTAAaccataaaagtatataaaaatgataaatcgAAACAAACTATGGTAGAAAAGTAAGGAGGAACGTACCATTGGTGTTAGGTTTGGTTTTGAAGAAAATGAGGATTGAGCAGAGTGAGCGAAAAGGCAGAGGatgaagaatagagagaagaagaagatggaagcATAATACAACAGTTGTTGAGAAGTGGAAGGTGAGAGTGCCATCACCGCTGCCACGTGTCCCATCTGTAACTGCTTCTCCGTGACACTTGTTCTTGCGCATGCCcttctttctcctctctcttCCTCCCTCTCACTTTGTCTGCAAATAGAATTGACCATGGTGGTTTCATTGACCATTTGTTTTATCCACTTTTTAATCTACTTCCAATTATTCTTGGATTATCCTATCacattattacaaaaattaaaataaataatttaaggtTATTAGAATGGtagtttaaaaatgaataaaaaaatattattatccaaTATAATATTCTTATTCTCATATGAATCTAACTTCTCATCTAGATTTACACAAGAttgtttctttataaatataatctaACTGTAAAACAAACTACCAATCTACTGAGAATCTTAAATATAAAGGTTTTAGatctaaaaatatgatttttttaaatggataagaaattattttaaacttatttatagCTTTTTATTCTTCATTTGACTTAATTATTTGTCTTCGAAAGATTAGatcttacaatttttattatttattttattacacttgcatatgtttgtatgtttaatattgaatttgataaaaaattgaaataaacttcaattttgtaattataaaatttaaaataccatTGAGATTAGATTTTAACTTAAtctgattttaatatataaataccaTTGAGATTTAGGTCATTATAAAGATATCAATGTAAAAAAAAGTAGTTTATTGtgcataaaatttttaatgatgacttatcaaatataatagttataatatttttttaaggtaaTGTTCGATCCATAAAAGTTATAGTagttttctatttatataaatatatattatagacatgtttttattgattaaaataaaagtattttatataaaagtttatatacTTATTGtttttactaaataaaataacttttatatcaatttttgtCCCCTCCTAGACTTAAAGGCTGATTCCATCCTTCTTTACATAAAAAAGTCTATAATTATCTCCATTCTTCTCtaaattcatatttcttttctcctttttccttgTTTATCAAgcttattaaaaatattcttaatttcGTTCCAAATGCATTCAATTTGTATTAGAAAAATCCTTCAATTTCAAATAATCCTTAAAAAGAAGTATAAACTTATCACGGGAGGGTAGGGAGGAATAGTATAATTAGTAAACAGGGAGTGTAACTGGGAAAATCCTTAAAAGGATGATGTATTAGGAGGAATATACTTTGAAGGCACCAAGCACCCTGGTCACTAACAGCATGGGCTATTTTTGTTTTCACCTCCATAGTTTCCTTTTGCAgttctatatttttgtttacacTTTCATGAGAGTGTTTAAAAGTCGAAAGTATCCCTCTGCCCCTGTAATCGTGCTCTAGGCCATCTTTTCATCGCCACCACCCACTTGTCCATATGTTATATCATTGATTCATGGAAGAAATatctaaatttaactttatcGATGTGTTTTGAATTGCTAAATTTGAAACATATTTTTAGATTGTAcaaattatagattttttttttatgcaaaattgatttttaataaagatGACAATAAAATATGTGCATGTTTGATTATATCATTTAATTCTAAAAGTAATTTCATTTCATCATCGTACCATAGATATAATaagaaatttttgtttcatcctCGTTcatgtcattttattattttgagtattaactaagtaattttttataacaaataaaatcatAGCAAAGGAAACACggattattattaaat contains:
- the LOC114179769 gene encoding uncharacterized protein LOC114179769 isoform X3 translates to MVNSICRQSEREEERGERRACARTSVTEKQLQMGHVAAVMALSPSTSQQLLYYASIFFFSLFFILCLFAHSAQSSFSSKPNLTPMVRTVNRIWKIFCQKMQGSKNQCQLSEMKCNISSLGHFFGLLDANFFDDKQIGEIAEGAEEFNIPIIKANRKLVAYENGGLHYPSPLVFNADWNYEPVHYENKRFNYPSISGVQRPDSEDDIAFMSVLELGELIKTKQITSQQLTQIFLRRLKKYNPTLEAVVTYTEELAQEQAKEADKLLSQGVYLGPLHGIPYGLKDIISVPKYKTTWGSKSFKNQIINTEAWVYKRTRNPWNIEEFSTGSSAGPAASTSAGMVPFAFGTETAGSITYPAARCGVTALRPTFGTIGRSGVMSISESLDKLGPFCRSATDCAIILDIVRGRDLDDPSSKDSSLDDPFLVDISKLTVGYLEDAEMEVVHVLASKGVKMVPFKLNYTVDSVQGILNFTMDVDMLSHFDEWQRSGEDNVYEAQDQWPTELRRSRIIPAVDYVQAQRARGRLIKEIRESFTVDAFIGNATDWERVCIGNLVGLPVIVVPTGLKNISHPPPGGTRRRTTITTGIYAPPNRDHIALAVAMAYQAVTNHHKQRPPINDLGPNDKIPDPVSGSTYPSRVLGIAPSST
- the LOC114179769 gene encoding uncharacterized protein LOC114179769 isoform X2, translating into MVNSICRQSEREEERGERRACARTSVTEKQLQMGHVAAVMALSPSTSQQLLYYASIFFFSLFFILCLFAHSAQSSFSSKPNLTPMGSKNQCQLSEMKCNISSLGHFFGLLDANFFDDKQIGEIAEGAEEFNIPIIKANRKLVAYENGGLHYPSPLVFNADWNYEPVHYENKRFNYPSISGVQRPDSEDDIAFMSVLELGELIKTKQITSQQLTQIFLRRLKKYNPTLEAVVTYTEELAQEQAKEADKLLSQGVYLGPLHGIPYGLKDIISVPKYKTTWGSKSFKNQIINTEAWVYKRLKSAGAVLVAKLVSGSLAYDDIWFGGRTRNPWNIEEFSTGSSAGPAASTSAGMVPFAFGTETAGSITYPAARCGVTALRPTFGTIGRSGVMSISESLDKLGPFCRSATDCAIILDIVRGRDLDDPSSKDSSLDDPFLVDISKLTVGYLEDAEMEVVHVLASKGVKMVPFKLNYTVDSVQGILNFTMDVDMLSHFDEWQRSGEDNVYEAQDQWPTELRRSRIIPAVDYVQAQRARGRLIKEIRESFTVDAFIGNATDWERVCIGNLVGLPVIVVPTGLKNISHPPPGGTRRRTTITTGIYAPPNRDHIALAVAMAYQAVTNHHKQRPPINDLGPNDKIPDPVSGSTYPSRVLGIAPSST
- the LOC114179769 gene encoding uncharacterized protein LOC114179769 isoform X1 — encoded protein: MVNSICRQSEREEERGERRACARTSVTEKQLQMGHVAAVMALSPSTSQQLLYYASIFFFSLFFILCLFAHSAQSSFSSKPNLTPMVRTVNRIWKIFCQKMQGSKNQCQLSEMKCNISSLGHFFGLLDANFFDDKQIGEIAEGAEEFNIPIIKANRKLVAYENGGLHYPSPLVFNADWNYEPVHYENKRFNYPSISGVQRPDSEDDIAFMSVLELGELIKTKQITSQQLTQIFLRRLKKYNPTLEAVVTYTEELAQEQAKEADKLLSQGVYLGPLHGIPYGLKDIISVPKYKTTWGSKSFKNQIINTEAWVYKRLKSAGAVLVAKLVSGSLAYDDIWFGGRTRNPWNIEEFSTGSSAGPAASTSAGMVPFAFGTETAGSITYPAARCGVTALRPTFGTIGRSGVMSISESLDKLGPFCRSATDCAIILDIVRGRDLDDPSSKDSSLDDPFLVDISKLTVGYLEDAEMEVVHVLASKGVKMVPFKLNYTVDSVQGILNFTMDVDMLSHFDEWQRSGEDNVYEAQDQWPTELRRSRIIPAVDYVQAQRARGRLIKEIRESFTVDAFIGNATDWERVCIGNLVGLPVIVVPTGLKNISHPPPGGTRRRTTITTGIYAPPNRDHIALAVAMAYQAVTNHHKQRPPINDLGPNDKIPDPVSGSTYPSRVLGIAPSST